The genomic stretch TCCTCTCTTGAAACATTAAAGTTCATGGTATGCCACTCTTTGAGGTGTTTGCCTTCAAAAGAGGCTATGCTACGTCTCACCCGACTACGCTGCCTTGAGATTACTAACTGCCCATTGTTGACGGAAAGCTATGTCAATAACAGGGGACCTGAATGGCACAAAATTGAACATCTCAGTTACATTgaggttgatgaagaagaaaTTTTCTAAACCCTTTTATGGTAAACAGTCCCTCTTTATTTCACTACCAATCTCTGGGGGTTCGTGTTACACATAGCATGTTGGAGTTCTCGATCTGTTTGTCCTACAATCACTGGGTGCGATCTCTAAGGTGTAGGAGATTTATCTCCGTCGAAGGCAAACTTCGTCCTGCTTTTCATCTTTTCTTTCTACGCTCTTTTCGCAAGAGCGTAAGTACATCTTGCTATTGTCACTCTTTCGTTTGTATGATTCGACGGCATTTGGAGGTCCTCCGTGTTAATGAAGATGATATCAACGTTCGTGGCCAAGCCGTCTTCTTTTGCCATTTCACCATAGTTAATCTTGCTTATCATGTTGTAACTTTACTTTTAAATAAAGGTTATGTAATCTCTTTGTATGGCTTTGTAGTGCTAGATCTAGTTGTCGAGTGTCGAGTGTCTGGTGCTACCTAGTCGAGTAGCTTATTTTGTAATGGTTACAATTCTACGTATATGGTTAGATGGACATAACTAGGCCTACCTTGGTACACGTATTCGAAAATCAAATTGAAAGCAACAACGCCTTGTCAACGCATATCGAATGTCAGAATGTCAATATATTTGTGTATGGGATTGCAGTGTATAGAAGCTTACGTTATACATGCATGATCATTTCCATTACCATCTTAACCTTAACACGAATATTGTTGTCTTAAATAAGAGTTTGTGTATCATccaatttattacttaaaataagGGAAATGATAAATATCACTACACTTTTTTGTTAATGTTACAATAATACAAGCCTAACTCTAAGGCATGTTATTATATATTCACCGCCTTACAAACACGAGTGATATTAGTAATTTCGGAGTGGGATACTCTGTATTAATAACACCTTGGAATTTTTGTGGTCTTCAAAGCTTTCTAATAAAATTATTTACTCCTTATCATTTTATAGTTCATTTTACAATATTATTCTAAAATGGGTTCATGTaagctcgttttttttttttcatgttcgGAGATAGAGTCTTTACTTGCCATAAATCGAGTGAGGGAAGTCATAAGAAGAAGAAAGCCGAGTCAGGGAAGGAGGGCATTTAAGTATGGAGGATTAGAGGTCACTTACCTGTTTGTTACTTGGGGGAGGAATGACAAAGTGACCATGTTGAATTGAACAAAGGTTTTGAGAGATCGAGTGAGATAAAAAGCTAAGGGCCGTAACTCGTAAGGGGTGTGAGAGAAAAGCGGTaaagtggtgacatatttgaTCGGTCTATATCTTTAAACGGATATACCCATCTGAGACTAATTATTTTCATACTTCGCTAAGAGGGCCTTCGGGAGTTGGTGATTCTGATGTTGTGGTGACTGATTTCGCTTATATATAAACGGTCGTTTTAAATATCGTCGAcacttttactaattatcgtccaCTATTAACATATCGTTTCAATATTGTCCCTCATTAACACACAACCACCCCCCACCCCCAAAATctttctaaaacaaaaaaaaacggttTTCCGAAAAAAATCGTAATTTAATTTACGAAATTTTCGATTAAACGGTTTTAATCATATCGACTAATGACGGTAACTAGGGATGTCAGTGGGGCGGGTTTTGGCGGGTCTCGCCCCACATCCGCCCCACTTAGGGCGGGTGCGGGTAATGATTTGATGGGtcgtggggcggggatgggtttcAAAAGTGTCATTCGTCGCGGGTCGTGGGGCGGGCGTGGGTATCACGTGAGACCCGTCCCATACCCACCCCGCCCCACACCGCCCCGCCCACCCCGCCTCGCATGTCCCCGGTCCGCTTATACCCGCCTTACTCATAAACCTAGACAAATTTGtactatataaaaataaaatttataacttAGATAAAAAGTTTAAACCATTTTTTTTCATAAAACTAGACAAATTCAATCTACTTTTTAGTTCTTACCTACCCAAATACCGAACAACCTAaaccccaaaaaaaaagaaacgttAATCCTCAAACTATTTCGTGGTTTAAAAAACTTGTGTACTAGTTAATTAAATGTTAGACCATTTTGCGAAAACTTATTTGTATAATATGTACAAGAGTACGAGACTAGTATATTTTAGATTCaagatttatatttttaaaaattgttttGTGAGGAGATAGGTAATTTGGCGGGTCTACGGGTCCCCGCGGGGCGGGGACGAGTTTGAAAAGTTCAACCCGCTACGGGTCGTGGGGCGGGCGTGGGTACGCATTATAGTTCGCGGATGCGGGCGTGggttacccctcctccgcacccaCCCCGCCCCATTGACATCCCTAACGGTAACAACGATCAAGTTAGTAACGATGTTCAAGTGATATGTTTACGTTTTAATTAGATTTCAAGTTTATGATTTGACAAACGGATTAGCGATTATTGATCCCCGCGCCCAAAACTAATCTAAGACGgaaattattaatttttttaaaaaaaatatgtcGAAAGAGGGCCGGGAGAAAAAAAAATCCAGGAcgaatttttttttcgtttggacGAAAAAAAATTTCGTCCGAAAAaacacttttaaaaaaaaaaaaaatcatgtttcgaCTTAGATTAATTTTGAGCGCGGTAATCGATAATCGCTAATCCGTTCTAACAATAACGATTATATTCTAAATctaatttttaaaaaattaaagtagTTTTGATTATTTGCGTCGTCGATTCCTTGAATTTGGTGGCGGAATTGAAGCGGTGGTAACGAAAATGTCGTACTTGAAGAAAAGAGGTTAATATATGGGGGGTTTAGAGTGAGGGGTAGATTAGGAAAGTTATTacaaattgtcgacgatatttagtaatttgtcgacaCGTTTAGCAGGTTGGTATATAAACAGTGTAAAGGTAAGGGGTAGGAATGTATGCAGTTTGCATCTGGAGACGTCTTAGTTATCGTGTTGTTAAGGCTATGTGTATGATAGGCCTTACCTGGAGACGTCTTAGTTATTGTAAACACACATCGAGGAGAATTCCAAGGCAGGAGCGCGAGCTCAGAAGCACCAAATTACGGGAGACGTGAAATTATGAAGATAAAAAGACGAGTCAGCCCAGAAAGGGAAGGTATTTCATTGAATTTGCCCTTTAATTTGTGCGATTATAAATTTATCAATGCTGAACAAGTATCAATTTCGGGTTCAGTAAACAAGAAGATGTTGAACAAAGAATCGTTACACCTCTAGTTGCCGGGAGAAGAAAAGATGATTTTTCTTTTCTGCATTTTGGACTATCCATGGATGCTCCATAAGCTTGTGCAAAGGAAGATGTTGTGCCGAGTCTTTAACGAGCATCTGATAAGGTCGTTTGCAGCTGAAGAGACCAAGGGTTTCGGGGGAAACTTTAAATCTACTTGCACAGTTGCAGAAATTAGGAATCCTTATCTGCAAGCAGCTGAGTAACGTGCTTGAGGTTTTCCTCGTCCTTGGGCAACAGAAAGGATGGAAGAAAAAAAGGCACGAGACAGCCCACCACAATGCATGCTACACCGAAGGCCACTACCAGCCAAGCTTCACGGGGAATGCCCATTACAAGTTCATCACACACTGTCATTTGCAAAACCAAAGGATGAATCACGCGTGCACATACATTCTTGGTATTAAATCTGGAACACTATATTATATCACAACCTATTTGTCAAGGGTTAAGAAACGCGAGCAAATTTTGAGGCGGTATCAACTATCAACGCGTTTATGTTATATAGAATGAAAACTTTACTTTGAATAAGGAATAACGATTTTAGCATACCAATATTGAACAAAATATTTTCTGTGTCTCGAACACCACGTAGTGCTACAACGCCATCAGGTTCCACAGTTATCAAAATGTACGATCCACCCTGCACAATTCCCACAACGCCCCAATCAAAAGCTtatacacaatgagacacaaCTTCAATAATGAGCAACAGAGCAAAGCACAAACCTGATGGCTGATCTCGTCAAGATTTTCTGCCTTGAAAATTAATTTCTCAGTATTGAGTAATTTCCGTAGTCTTCTCACCCCAACTACCGAAATGTCTTTCTTCAACTCTAGCGAAAAAACAGCAGGTATCTGTCATCCAACAAAACATTCTATGAACAATTATTCATCAACATACCAGGAATGAAGGCAAAATGCGAAAATAATGTAAAGTAACATACAGAAGCTGGGTAAGATATCTTCACTTCATACCAAGTGCTATATTTTAGTCCTTGAAGCTGATAATACCGGGATCCCATGCGCAATGGCAGAGTTTCCTCAAACAGCTCGTCCCCAACGTTCAAGACCTTGACATCAACACTGCATAATTTTTATTATGAATGAGATGTTCAACAGATCACTTAAATGAACCAAACATACATTAGAGCTGTACATTTTCATTTATCATGGATACGATCCACCACGCCAAAGCTAAATAACTAAGAGATTGCAGCAAAGAAAAGGTCGACAAAATTAAAGAAGGGACGCGAATCAAAAGGATTTAGGAAAAGAAAACTAACCAATATCCGTAACTGAAATTTACCCAAAACAGTATGAGCCAAAAAACTTTGACTGTCATTTGATTAATTCCTATCTAATTTGTAAATTCCGCTAATGTAAAACCCTGCCAAAACAATGTTCAAGTAATGTCACTAACATTGTTTTGTTGCGTGCGATTCCATCATATTTGCTTCTTACAGTAAATCACTTAATCAACTACTCCGCAAATTAATACTCACTCTGCCCAggtcatttgttgtcttattccattttagggtgtctcagtcaattgttgtcatttctattttaagaatgaacttgataagcaatttgatcattcacactcaatttgatccacttgtcatttagtaattggccccctcctctttccttggtctttgtgccaaaaccaaagcacaacaattgactgagacgaaAGGAGTATCGTACCACCCTCTTAACTTTACCGGCTAAGCTAGCTAACATCAACAAATTAATGCACATTAAAGATGGAAAGATACACCTAAAATGTCATCAAAGATTGAAGAATTAACACTGCCCATTGATTATTAGATCGTTGATATATaatccctccgtcccaatcatttatttactacGGAGTATAATTATCAAATTCACTATAATTGTAACACTATAATCTGAATTTTATAGAAAATTCAGATTTCAGTTCATTTATCTTATAATTTACTGATGTTGATGCATCTATCTTTTATTAATTGAAAGTTGAGACAAAATTAATTTCGAAGAAAATAAGGAGATtggtaattaaaaaaaaaagagagggatTTAACCTATGTGAAGCCGTCGTCGTCCTCGCTGAGTCGCAGGTCACCGTCGCCCTCGGTGTTGGTCTTTGCCGTCGCCGTCGTACACTCGTACAAATAAAAAGAGCCGGATCGTGTCTGTGTCTTCTTAGTTTaagttttaagtttttttttttaaattatacgGGTCTATGGCTCGGGTCCCATCAATCAGGCCCGGACCTGGACTCGAAATATTTTATTAAGACTCATATCTGACCCATATTCATTCGGGTCTCAAAAATTCAGACCCGTATTAGGGTTTGACCCGAAGGGTCTGGGGCGGGTACCTGACCCATTGTCATCCTTAGTCATGCGGTTTATGATCGGGGGAATTTTAAGCTCTGGTCTACATCCTAAAGTTATATCAATCTGATCGACTTCAGGAAGTCTTAGATTTTAGAGGTTAGAGTCCGAACCAGATTTGCCAGCTCTTTGAATCGCCAATATCACAAATTTTTTCACCTGAAAATTGTGTTAGATGCAAAATTTGACCTAAGCAAATAATATGGGTATAATTTAAAAAGAAAATTGACATGCGAGTAAGTGAAAAAAGTGGAATGTTGGCGGGAGTAATCGGTAATTAACTCTATCTAATGTATTGACTTTAGATAACACAATGTTTATACTCCCTCGCATCCAAATGAAAGGTAACActtgctttttggcactatttatggtcgtagagaatctttgatattattcttaatctataagacaaaatatagtcatatgAGAACTTGTTTGCAAAACGTGCCTCGGCAAGTATGATAAAGCAATCGTTACCTTCGGTTTGGATGAGAGAGAGTATTTGTTTAAGCATAGTTTTACCACATCATCTCACTACTCAAAGAATGAGCATATATAAATCTATTTAACGCTTATATACGTTTAACAATGTGATCAATACTAGGTATATATGGTAAAAGACGGATATTGAATAAACCAGTAGCTGGCACCAAACTACAAGGGCAAATTCACACGagaaaaagtatatgagaatacATATGAATCTGCACTTGGTTTAATTTTAAATTAACACTTATGTAAAACAGTCTTATATAAAAATTATTGGAGTTTGGGTAGAGATTGTGGGTTAAAGACTATAAAATGGGCTTTGACCGTGTCTACCACCTTACCTACTCTTGGGTTTCTGCCCAACCTTCCCCATCCCCTTTAGCCCCCCTCCCCCCCTCCCCCAATTCCTGCTTAAAAATTAACGTTGATGCGTCCTTTTGCTCTACCTCTCTCTCTTGTGGTATAGGGGGGGTGGTTAGAGATAAGAATGGGAGTTGGATTTTTGGGTGGGCGCGTCGTTGTCTTGCTCCTAACCCCTTAGCGTGTGAACTCTATGCTATTAGAGAGGGAATTAAGTACGCAAGTATGTCCGAGGGTACTTTTATCATCAGTTCGGATTGTAAAATTGTTGTAACACTTATTGACTCCATTATATATAACCCCTTTGTGTCCTCTTGCTAACATCATCATGGAGTGCAGGGAACGCTTAAGAGCCTCTCCGTATTTGAAGATCCTTTTTGAAGGAAGATTAACCAATTTGGTTGCTGATTCTCTTGCCCGTTTTTCTCAAGATGACCGATCCCCTTGTGATGGAACCTTTTGCTGGCAGCATGCTCCGAGCTTTGTTGACAACTTTTGTAAAATTGATTCGGATATTGTAACTATATCCCCCAACCCGCCCCCTTGATGTACTCTTCGATTACTCTATTTTTTAATTAAGTTCCGTCTTTccgccaaaaaaaaaaagactataAAATGGTAATTATATCAAATAatataatttttgtttttttgctaTAAAAAAGTAATCCATTCTACTTTAGTGCATGCAAAGGATTAAAGTGTACTGTGTTTTTTTTAGCAATAGAAAGTAATACACCTACCGTTCTACGGAGTATTTGTTAAATCACTTAGTCTCattactagtttagatcccgcgcaataaatgcgcggtatttatagaattTTTATTTTGTATTACTTATTCATActatttttcatatttcacgtcattatattttgatatgagaaaaaaaaaattgaattgtaaaataatagtggtatctcattaacgtaattgttcatttttctcgttattgtaGTTTGTTTCGAGGAAAAAAAACTGAAAACTAAtccaagagaattgagtaatgtgcttaaatgta from Silene latifolia isolate original U9 population chromosome 2, ASM4854445v1, whole genome shotgun sequence encodes the following:
- the LOC141642064 gene encoding uncharacterized protein LOC141642064 — its product is MTVKVFWLILFWVNFSYGYCVDVKVLNVGDELFEETLPLRMGSRYYQLQGLKYSTWYEVKISYPASIPAVFSLELKKDISVVGVRRLRKLLNTEKLIFKAENLDEISHQGGSYILITVEPDGVVALRGVRDTENILFNIVCDELVMGIPREAWLVVAFGVACIVVGCLVPFFLPSFLLPKDEENLKHVTQLLADKDS